The Winogradskyella schleiferi genome contains the following window.
CGTTGCAAGATTAAAAAAAGAGTATCAGGACAAAGTTGTACCGGCTCTTACGGAAGAATTTGGTTACAAAAATGTAATGCAAGTACCTAAACTTAAAAAGATAGTTTTATCTAAAGGTGTTGGTGCTGCTGTTGCGGACAAAAAATTAATTGATCACGCAGTAGATGAGCTTACAAAGATAACTGGACAGAAAGCTATACACACCATGTCTAAGAAGGATGTTGCTTCATTTAAGTTACGTAAAGGGATGCCAATTGGTGCCAAAGTAACTTTAAGAGGAGAACAAATGTATGAGTTCTTGGATCGTTTGGTAACTTCAGCTTTACCACGAGTGAGAGATTTTAACGGTATCAAAGCTACTGGTTTTGATGGACGTGGAAATTATAACTTAGGTGTTGTAGAACAAATCATTTTCCCGGAAATTAACATTGACAAGATCAATAAGATTTCTGGTATGGATATCACTTTTGTGACTTCTGCTGAAACCGATAAGGAAGCGAAGTCTTTATTAACAGAATTAGGATTACCATTTAAAAAGAATTAATTATGGCTAAAGAATCAATGAAAGCCCGTGAGGTAAAGCGTGCAAAAACGGTTGCTAAATATGCTGAAAAAAGGAAAGCTTTAAAAGAAGCTGGAGATTATGAGGCATTACAGAAGTTACCTAAGAATGCTTCACCAATACGTCAGCATAACCGTTGTAAACTTACTGGAAGGCCTAAAGGTTATATGAGACAATTTGGAATTTCTCGTGTAATGTTTAGACAAATGGCTAACCAAGGGTTAATACCTGGTGTTAAGAAAGCAAGCTGGTAAAAACTTGATGTGAATAATGTGGCTTATCACATTATCAAAAGAGATTATAAATTGGTTTCAGGTTTGGCAATAGTGCCGAAAACCGCTACCGCAAATTAATAACTATGTATACAGATCCAATAGCGGATTATTTAACGCGAGTTAGAAACGCAGTTAAGGCCAATCACAGAGTGGTTGAGATCCCTGCATCTAACTTAAAAAAAGAAATAACTAAAATATTGTTCGATCAGGGCTTTATTTTAAGTTACAAGTTTGATGACTCTTCAGTTCAAGGTACGATTAAAATCGCTTTGAAATATAACAAGGACACCAAAGAGTCTGTCATCAAAAAAATTCAAAGAATCAGTAAACCAGGTTTACGTAAGTATGCTAGCTCTAACGAAATGCCTAGAATCCTTAACGGTTTAGGTATTGCAATTGTTTCTACGTCTCACGGAGTGATGACAGGAAAACAAGCGCAAAGAGAAAACGTTGGTGGCGAAGTATTATGTTACGTTTACTAAAAACAGGAAATTATGTCAAGAATAGGTAAAAACCCAATAACAATTCCTGAAGGTGTAACAGTTGAGATTAAAGACAACATGATTACTGCTAAAGGTAAGCTTGGTGAATTAACTCAAGAGTATTCAGAAATTAAAATTAAATCAGAAGACGGTACTATTACATTAGAACGTGATTCTGATAAGAAAGATTTAAGAGCAAAACATGGTCTGTACAGATCATTGATATATAACATGATTGAAGGTGTTTCTAAAGGCTGGACCAAACAACTTGAGTTAGTTGGTGTAGGTTATAGAGCATCTAATCAAGGACAAAAATTGGATTTGGCTGTAGGATTTTCTCATAACATCGTTTTGGATATTGCTCCAGAAGTAAAGGTGGAGACAATTTCAGAAAAAGGTAAAAACCCAATAGTGAAATTAACGTCTTTTGACAAACAATTGGTTGGACAAGTAGCTGCAAAGATTCGTGGTTTTAGAAGACCAGAACCTTACAAAGGAAAAGGAATCAAGTTTGTTGGTGAAGAAATTAGAAGAAAAGCAGGTAAATCAGCTTAATAATTAAGTTATGGCATTGACAAAGAACGAAAGAAGAACAAGAATAAAAAACAGAATCCGCAAGGTAGTATCTGGTACTGAAACAAAACCAAGATTAGCTGTTTTTAGAAGTAATAAAGAAATTTATGCTCAACTCGTAGATGATGTAACTGGTAAAACTTTAGCTGCTGCATCCTCAAGAGATAAAGACATTGCAAAGTCTAAAGGAAACAAAACAGAGGTTGCCGCTTTAGTTGGTAAGTCTGTTGCAGAAAAAGCTATGAAGGCTGGTGTTGAAACTATTTCTTTTGATAGAGGTGGTTACTTATATCATGGAAGAGTAAAATCATTAGCAGAAGGTGCTAGAGAAGCAGGACTTAAATTTTAAGACATTATGTATCAAAAATATAAAAACGCAGAGCTTGTTAAACCAGGCGGATTAGAATTAAAAGATCGCTTAGTTGGCGTTCAGCGTGTAACTAAAGTAACAAAAGGTGGTAGAGCATTTGGTTTTTCTGCAATTGTTGTTGTAGGTGACGAAACAAATGTCGTAGGACAAGGTTTAGGGAAATCTAAAGATGTTGCTACTGCAATTGCAAAAGCCGTTGAAGATGCTAAGAAAAACTTAGTAAGAATTCCTATTCTTAAAGGAACCATACCACACGAGCAAAAAGGTAAGTATGGTGGAGCAAGAGTTAACATCATTCCAGCTGCACCTGGTACAGGAGTTATTGCAGGTGGTGCGGTAAGAATTGTTCTTGAAGCAGTAGGTGTACACGATGTATTATCTAAGTCTCAAGGATCTTCAAACCCTCATAATGTGGTAAAAGCGACTTTTGATGCTTTATTACAATTAAGAGATGCTAAGTCTGTAGCTAAAGAACGTGGAATTTCACTTGAAAAAGTGTTTAACGGATAATCAAGGACAAGATGGCAAAGAAGATTAAAGTAACTAAAGTAAAAAGTGCAATCAATCGTACTAAAAGACAAAAGCAAACATTGGAAGCTTTAGGTCTTAATAAGATTGGTCAAGTAAAAGAGCACGAAGCTACATCAAGTATTCTTGGTATGGTTAAGAAAGTTGAACATTTAGTTTCTGTAGAAGAAGCTTAAAAATATAACTTAAAAATGGATTTAAGTAATTTAAAACCTGCAGAAGGTTCAGTAAAAAGTCAAGGAAAACGTATTGGACGTGGACAAGGATCTGGTAAAGGTGGTACTGCAACACGTGGTCACAAAGGAGCTAAGTCGCGTTCTGGTTATTCTAAGAAATTAGGATTTGAAGGTGGTCAAATGCCTTTACAACGACGTGTTCCTAAATTTGGATTTACTAATATTAATAGAGTAGAATATCAAGGTATAAACTTAGATACTTTACAACAGTTAGTAGATGAAAAGAAAATTAAAGATAGTGTTGATTTTGAATCTTTAGTATCTATGGGATTAGCCGGTAAAAATGAGCTGGTGAAAATCTTGGGTAGAGGAGAGTTAAAAGCAAAATTAACAGTAACTGCTCATAAATTTACTGCTACGGCAAAAGCTGCTATTGAAGCTGCTGGTGGTGAAGCTGTAACTTTATAAGATTATAGGATGAAAATAATAGAAACATTAAAAAACGTTTGGAAAATCACAGAACTTAAGGATAGAATTATTCTAACCTTAGGTTTACTTTTGGTTTATCGTTTTGGTGCTCAGGTTGTGCTACCTGGTATCAA
Protein-coding sequences here:
- the rplE gene encoding 50S ribosomal protein L5 — protein: MAYVARLKKEYQDKVVPALTEEFGYKNVMQVPKLKKIVLSKGVGAAVADKKLIDHAVDELTKITGQKAIHTMSKKDVASFKLRKGMPIGAKVTLRGEQMYEFLDRLVTSALPRVRDFNGIKATGFDGRGNYNLGVVEQIIFPEINIDKINKISGMDITFVTSAETDKEAKSLLTELGLPFKKN
- the rpsN gene encoding 30S ribosomal protein S14 yields the protein MAKESMKAREVKRAKTVAKYAEKRKALKEAGDYEALQKLPKNASPIRQHNRCKLTGRPKGYMRQFGISRVMFRQMANQGLIPGVKKASW
- the rpsH gene encoding 30S ribosomal protein S8, producing MYTDPIADYLTRVRNAVKANHRVVEIPASNLKKEITKILFDQGFILSYKFDDSSVQGTIKIALKYNKDTKESVIKKIQRISKPGLRKYASSNEMPRILNGLGIAIVSTSHGVMTGKQAQRENVGGEVLCYVY
- the rplF gene encoding 50S ribosomal protein L6, producing MSRIGKNPITIPEGVTVEIKDNMITAKGKLGELTQEYSEIKIKSEDGTITLERDSDKKDLRAKHGLYRSLIYNMIEGVSKGWTKQLELVGVGYRASNQGQKLDLAVGFSHNIVLDIAPEVKVETISEKGKNPIVKLTSFDKQLVGQVAAKIRGFRRPEPYKGKGIKFVGEEIRRKAGKSA
- the rplR gene encoding 50S ribosomal protein L18 — encoded protein: MALTKNERRTRIKNRIRKVVSGTETKPRLAVFRSNKEIYAQLVDDVTGKTLAAASSRDKDIAKSKGNKTEVAALVGKSVAEKAMKAGVETISFDRGGYLYHGRVKSLAEGAREAGLKF
- the rpsE gene encoding 30S ribosomal protein S5, giving the protein MYQKYKNAELVKPGGLELKDRLVGVQRVTKVTKGGRAFGFSAIVVVGDETNVVGQGLGKSKDVATAIAKAVEDAKKNLVRIPILKGTIPHEQKGKYGGARVNIIPAAPGTGVIAGGAVRIVLEAVGVHDVLSKSQGSSNPHNVVKATFDALLQLRDAKSVAKERGISLEKVFNG
- the rpmD gene encoding 50S ribosomal protein L30 is translated as MAKKIKVTKVKSAINRTKRQKQTLEALGLNKIGQVKEHEATSSILGMVKKVEHLVSVEEA
- the rplO gene encoding 50S ribosomal protein L15, which codes for MDLSNLKPAEGSVKSQGKRIGRGQGSGKGGTATRGHKGAKSRSGYSKKLGFEGGQMPLQRRVPKFGFTNINRVEYQGINLDTLQQLVDEKKIKDSVDFESLVSMGLAGKNELVKILGRGELKAKLTVTAHKFTATAKAAIEAAGGEAVTL